The Misgurnus anguillicaudatus chromosome 12, ASM2758022v2, whole genome shotgun sequence region TCTTCTTGTGtttcttctctttctctctcttctcttTTTTCCCTTTCTTCTTGTGACTCTTGtgctttttcttcttcttgctCACTTCCTCATCCTCATCACTTGACGAATGGGACCTGAGAACACAAAACAGTtacagataataataataaaaataaacgtaTGTAATGTAAACTTATTATTGATCAAAGGTCTACCAAACTTTTTCCGGCCAAGGACCCCTTAATGAATAGAGAGGAGGAGCAGGGAAACTAAGACTGGATTTACATACTTTGTTATGATGGTTATGCTACAAAGATATTAAAATGATAATCTTTGGTATATACAGTCACATACTATTACCATActatataacattttaattttactgaaCAGATTTTAATGTTGGGAACTTGATGCtctttattttaaaggggacattttacaagaatTTTTTAACAtgccaaataaatctttggtatccccagagtacatatgtgaagttttagctcaaaataccatatagatgttaaaattgccatttttaggtgtgtgattttaaatgcaaatgagctaatctctgcactaaatggcagtgccgtggttggacagtgcagattaaggggcggtgttatccccttctgacatcccCGGTTTGTTTGCATataaattaaagtttatttgaattttttactCTTATGTTGCTTTTAGCCTGTATGATTAAGAATATGAACACAAATTGATATTTAATGCATCATTAATTATCTGGTTGATCCAGTTCATGAATGTGTAAAGTATATTAGTACCTTTTTTTGGCCTTCTGATGGGATCTGTCCTTACTTTTCTTTTTATGCTTTTCCTTTTTAGAATCCTCATGAGTACCTATACAaggaaataattattttatgtatCTCCAATCACATAACATGCAATGGCAGTTGATCACAATACAGTATAGCATCTTTAATAGCCTGTATTATAACTTAACTTCATCCTGCATTCAGTACTTAACTTCAAAGTCAAAACAAAGTTTCATAGTcattaaatgaaaatgtttaagaGAACCATTGGTTCCGAACAAACAGGTCATTTGAATAGCATATACAAATACCAGGAGCACATAAGATCAAAGtaaatcattaaaatgtatttcaagaaTGCTCTGGAATTGTGAATGAACCTTTTGAATGGCTGCTACCGAAGATCTTTTCTTTACTGACAGCTTCCTGTTCCTCTTCTTCACTCTCTTCTGTGCTGGTGCTGCTCACATCCAAAACAATGTCCTTCCTCGGGTCCACACGAACAAAATTGCGGCATTCAAATGTAAGATGGCCCGCTGAGGGACAGGTTAGACAATGAGAATACAAGTCAATATCACGAACAATACAATGGTCAAAATAAGATGTGTTCTATTCGTTGGGATAGTTTGATCAATCCAAACTGATATCCACACAGATCacaaaatacatacaaatcTAGTgtacacgtacacacacacacacacacacacacacacacacacacacacacacacacacacacacacacacaatttctATGAATGTCAAACATACGATATCCGCATCTTTTGCATCCAGCTCTGACGTTGTCCTTGTTTGGACCTGTTGGCAGGAGAACATTAAATTAGCTTTAATCTGCCTAGGATAAGATATTTATTAattcttaagacaaaaccaACCATAAACCGCAGGAAGATTTCGAGTAATTTATACAAACGACATTAACTAAAGAAGTTAAAAAATAATCTACTTCACCACATTTAAAACACCGTGCAGCATTTAAAAACTGTGTTGCTATAAGGTCATACATTTGATCAGGTAGTGTTTTAATGTTTCATGTATGTTTTAACCCTCGATATGATATTATATACAAATATCTACAAAAATATAAACGATTGAATCGCTAACTCTGTTGGTCAGTGTGAAGTGTAACGACACTTTCTAGAACATGCCAGAAGTAAGTTAACCTTATATTGACAACAAACACTACAACTAACTGAACAATTAATGCATTTAATCATAAGCATACCTGGATCAGCCATGCTCTACACGAATATGTTTTAATAGATAAAATGTAACAGACGGAACGCAAACAACTGTTTTTATTTTGGTTATACCGCTTTTCAAAACGGACTTCAGTCCCTCCGGTAAATGAGTCCGAATGGAAACGTTGCCTCATGCACTATGGTTCCAACTACAGACACGTTCATCCTTTTGTATTCATCCATATCCTACTTGTATAATTTCAATATATGTACTTATAAAATATGAACATACTTAGAAATAAAAGAATAAGCTAAATGGTTTATTGTCGTATACAAGATACGATGACGTTTTCACTTAAATGTTGTTTTCCAATTACTATGATGTTGATATCCTACAGAGGGCGCATGGTGGCCCAGAACGGCCAATTCCTCATTGAGTCCCATTGTAATATCGAGTTTTGCCTCACTGCGGATATTTGCACgttaaaatctaaaatatttttaaatacataagaTTTAATTATTAAgagtaatattaattaatataaataaacattaataaaaataaacattcttTATAAATCTTAAACGTTTATCTGTTAACCACAAACGATTTTGATTGGTTAGTCATTGCCAGCGCAGAGAAAATGCACGAACTGTCACGTGACAAATCCATTTACATCGCTTCAAATCAACATCTGGAAAAAGGCACTAATAAATAGCCATTGAAATAAACATCACAGAACTGAGTTAGATAAAATGCACTAAACCACACGCTGTTTCCTAGTATAATTCTTGCCTCTCATTTAATATTGAGGACCAATCAAAGTCGTTTGCGATGACATGCTGGTTTGTGTATTTACCCCATAAGATGTAATCAACTTCATGTGGCgttgcaagaactgacaggcggatgacggcaaaataccgcgagagcgagtcgataTTACACTACTTTGTAAGATTTCGtgaaatgctctcgcggtacttttacGTCATCGGACTGTCGGTTCTTACGGCGCCGCATGGATTTGAACAAACCTATCGACTGTTATTTACTCCATTACGGTAGGGGGCGCGAGTCTCTTCAAGTGAAGTCTGAACAAACGCTGCAGAAAATAGCGAATGAGCCTGAAGTGCTGCTTTATTTTGATAATAGCTGCGCTTCTTTTATGATTTTGAGGGAAATATACACgcatatatttactaaaaatgaGCAACATATACATTCAAGAGCCACCCACGAATGGAAAGGTGAgttttatcaatattttaaacttaCTGGGATGTAAGTTCATCATGGGcataaacaaatatatattctgCAATAGATCTTACTATCAA contains the following coding sequences:
- the srek1ip1 gene encoding protein SREK1IP1, with amino-acid sequence MADPGPNKDNVRAGCKRCGYPGHLTFECRNFVRVDPRKDIVLDVSSTSTEESEEEEQEAVSKEKIFGSSHSKGTHEDSKKEKHKKKSKDRSHQKAKKRSHSSSDEDEEVSKKKKKHKSHKKKGKKEKREKEKKHKKKHKKKDTESSSTDSSSESNTD